One genomic window of Numida meleagris isolate 19003 breed g44 Domestic line chromosome 1, NumMel1.0, whole genome shotgun sequence includes the following:
- the RBM11 gene encoding splicing regulator RBM11 encodes MSGPGRAGESDRTLFVGNLESRVREEILYELFLQAGPLTKVTICKDKEGKPKSFGFVCFKHKESVPYAIALLNGIRLYGRPIKVRYRFGSSHSSELNSPTHGFENYVDLYSPSYRYPEPYGNPPFPVTPFPMNNCLPQEHSVFQKMMNHFLEQQYTVHSPVGQQFPYYQMTLPLPSSLSIPPYQNQAANFKSGQSSFELAVPHSSDGKVYQVDESTSKRKREQQSCDSDTSTEDDRMRRRDHDQKYNKCKAKKKRH; translated from the exons ATGTcggggccggggcgggcgggggAGTCGGACCGGACGCTGTTCGTGGGGAACCTGGAGAGCCGCGTGCGGGAGGAGATCCTCTACGAACTCTTCCTGCAG GCTGGACCATTAACCAAAGTGACGATTTGTAAagacaaggaaggaaaaccTAAGTCTTTTGGATTTGTCTGCTTCAAGCACAAAGAATCAGTGCCTTATGCAATAGCTTTGCTGAATGGAATCCGTTTGTATGGAAGACCAATTAAAGTACGGTATCGGTTTG GAAGTTCACACTCTTCAGAACTAAACAGCCCAACACATGGTTTTGAGAACTATGTTGACTTATATTCACCTTCATATAG GTATCCAGAGCCTTATGGAAATCCTCCATTTCCTGTTACTCCTTTTCCAATGAACAATTGTTTACCTCAGGAACATTCCGTCTTTCAAAAGATG aTGAACCATTTTTTAGAACAGCAATACACAGTTCACAGTCCGGTGGGTCAGCAATTTCCTTACTACCAGATGACTCTGCCACTGCCTTCAAGCTTATCCATTCCTCCCTATCAGAATCAAGCTGCAAATTTTAAGTCTGGACAGAGTTCTTTCGAGTTGGCTGTGCCACATTCAAGTGATGGAAAAGTGTACCAGGTGGATGAAAGCAcctctaaaagaaaaagagaacagcaaagtTGTGACAGCGACACTAGTACTGAGGATGATAGAATGAGACGAAGAGATCATGACCAAAAATACAATAAGtgcaaagccaagaaaaaaaggcattag